The following DNA comes from Hordeum vulgare subsp. vulgare chromosome 3H, MorexV3_pseudomolecules_assembly, whole genome shotgun sequence.
ttactttgtcatatactaacaactcaaattgattggcactagttttctatttttttgattttttgaattacttatgctcaatcCTAACCTTTGAAAATCATACAACCTCGTTCatgatagccaagtttgtgaaggttttttatttttcctatcgaGTTAGTCACATAGAACGATGATTGGCaccccttttctatttttttgatttttttgaattagttatgctcaaccctaaccctTGAAAACATCTCAATACGCctcaaaaccccatcaaaaccccgCACCTGTCTGGACCATTGGATCGATGTGAATGGACGATGTGGATCAGGAAGTAGGGCTACGTCACGATCTGCGGGCTGTGCTTTCATTAGTCGGCCTAGCTCCACCGAAACGTTACGCTCCTCCCCATCGATTAACTGAAGAATTGTTGCACTCTATTAACTGAAGAATTGCCGCACTCTTCGGCTACCCCAACACCAGACTGTTGACAAGCTTAAGCGCTACCACAGAGTGCAGCATTGCCGTGGCCAAGGTCGCAGACGAGGGGGAGGGCTCAAGGACGTCAATTCCATGCGACGAGAGTGAGGGGATGCAGAGGAATTGCTTGTGCTCACCGCCTGCATTGTGTTGTATGCATCGCAGACAGAGCTTCAAACTTGAACCAATGGAACACATTTGTAGAAAAGGCTTTAAACTTGAACCAATAGAACACATCTGTAGATAGAGCTTCAAGCTACGTATGCAAAACAATTGTATTATATATCTATGCATTGTTTCAGACTTCGGAACCAATGGAGAACTTTGGTACGTGCAAGTGGAGTCAGACTGCCAAGGCACCGGAAGGCATCTTGTTCAGAGAAATCAGAGTCTTTTTTTAAAGAAAGGGGTCCCCTGCCCCCATTTTATTAAAATGAAGCAGACATCATTCGATTACATCACACATAAACTaccagcagctaaaaaggctaaaAACCCTCAAAGCAGGCATAACAACAAGGAAATGTCCTGGGAATTGGGCTCAGATCAGCCAACTCGCAAATGAAAACAAGTTCAACCAAGCAACCCTGGCCTGGACCGACAGCCACAAACTGAAATTTTATTATTACAACTCATGGAATCAGACACTTAAATGCAAGCAACCCGCAAGAGCTCTCCCCGGTGCTTGTCCAGGAGCAGAATGAACCGCTTCAGTGCGTCCATCTGCTCAGTGTCGCAGAGTTCAGATTAAGTCTCTAGATTTTAATGCTTGCTCGTCAAAATTTTAATGCTTGCTCGTTCTCTTTTGCCCCCAGGGCTTGTAATGATCTTGCGCATACTGTGGCTGCTTTTGGTGCTACCCTACAGATTTCTTCTGAGCTCTGGCCGGATGACCTCCCAAATAATGTACTCGTTCGCCTAACCAGcaatctggatcaaatcaaccaaAAACTGAGGGAAACAGAGGCGATGCAGTGAGATCTAACTTAACACGGAGGAGAACAAGATGGGTACCCGAACATGACGCGGTTCCGGATTCACTCGCCACACCCGCCGCCGTCTCCGAAAACGAAAGCTCCGTCGCTGCTGTCACCCAGAACaaaagctccgccgccgccgctggctcACCGCCGGGAACGAAGAGGAGGGAGCACCACAGGTTCAGACAGGGATACCCACTCGGACAGGCACAACGACACGTTtcacctgatgcactgacaagtggGGCCCGTAACCAGATGCACTGCCAAGTAGGGCCCGTGCTTACATGGATACGTTGTGGGTCCAGCCCCTAACAGCTAATGAGGGCATCAGTTCAAATTAAGGGTCACTTCGTGTCTGGAATATTTCCTCGCTCAGAAGTGTCGCACCGAGGCAATTCGGACGAAAGACGTCGCACTTCTTCCAATTCACCTCAAAGATGTCGCATAGGAGCTATTGACCCATGATTTGATGAGACTAtttgtatgtgtatgatatgattagATATCTATGTATATGATGTGATGAGACTATTGTGTGTATGGTATTTGATAGAGACCATTGTACAAGATTTATACAAATACAGACGAAATATGATGtagaaaaaatatcaaaaataataACAATAACGCGGGCTATGTGTGTAGCAACAACAGGGATTTAACAGTAGCACGCTTAAGATAGCAACACTGTAGCTATTAGCAGCAGCGCGGTCACGCAAAACTCGCTACTCTTACATATGTATAGCAGTAGTGTGGCTTCACCCGTGCTACGGCTAAAAGTTAAATGTAGAGCCGTACGAGCAGCGCAGATACGTGCGCTATTGATAGGCTTGTAACCCGCGCTATTTTTAGATTTTTCCTTGATAGCATTAACTAAAACGGGTAAAAACAAAAAGTATATATATACTTCATTAAGAAATTTACTCCGTTAATTTTTAGGATATCGGCTAGAGATGGCCTAAGCCGTGGCAATACCATCGTGCCCGCatactcaaaggagaagaacagTACGGACAGTTTCTACGTGACGTCAAAGGTGAGAgtaattaaggatctaaacaaATCCTGGGTGTAGAAACTCCACGCCCCGTGAACTTGTCATTTTCAACGTTTCGTTAATTACACCATTTGTGGTTTACGGGTACTGCGTGTAACGATTGGGGTGCTACTCTTCTTTTACGGGGACAGTATTCGGCAAGCCTCCCcatgcatatgcacttgtgccGGGAACGGACGGGGCGGTTGAACCAATTTAGGTAGTTGGGATATGGTTGCACACTCATACTGCtccctgtgtgtgtgtgtgtgtctctctctctctcccggctTTGAGCGTGCACGTTTGCACAACTTCCTCTCAGTCTCAGCTTCGAGTGTCTTCTCTTTCACATGTCCGCACGTACGTAGACATCCGCCAGATTGAGCGGTAAACCCTACACCTTTATAAATTGACGATAACGCACAGTCGACATTTGAGAACGCGTAGCTTTGAGATGGATGATCTCCACGGAGACGACGAGGCGCACACGTTCCCTCGCTTCCCCTACTTCTCGGCGCCGTCGGCATCGCCGCCACTCGCGTCACCGCTGGCCTCGTCGTCGAACGATCAGCACCACAGCCCGCTCGCCGCAGCGCTCCAGCAGCTGACCCCGCCGCCGTGGCCGTGTTCTCCTCCTGATCTGACCCCTCAGCCGATGCTGCCGGCGATGGTGGAGTTGGACTGGTCGTCCATGTTCCAGATGGGTCCGGTGGCTCCGCCagagcagaaggaggagcaggccgCGCAGGCGGATCGGACTCAGGGCGGGGAGAACGACGGCGAGGCGGGTGGCAGCGGAAGTGGTGGCAAAGACAGGGAGAAGGCGGAGGGAAGCGCGGGGAGAtcggggaagaagaaggtgagcaaGCCGCGATTCGCGTTCCAGACGAGGAGCGAGAACGATATCCTGGACGACGGCTACCGCTGGAGGAAGTACGGGCAGAAGGCCGTCAAGAACAGCTCCAACCCTAGGTACGACGTACGGTTCGATCGGCTAAGTAAATTTCTCTATATTATTAATCCTGTTAGTCATGCGCGAATGTCGGAATGTGCATCTAAGTAAATTAGCACGCACGGTTTTAGGATTGCATGTACCAATGCTAGTATGAATATTTATGCACTAGTATGCGTTGGTCTTGCATCTGCCAGTTTCTTGTATAGATACTCGCATGCTGCATTTGCATGCCCGATTGCGTTCGTTCTTGTGAGATTGGGAACAGAGCTGGAAGCGGAGGACGTACAGGAGGCTCAACGCCCCCGAACCACTGAATCTGCCGCCATGCCATGCATGTAAACTTAACATGCATGCATGTGCATGACGTAGCCGTTGTAGGTTAGTCTCGGGGTGCGCCAACAATCCcgcattgattgtttgtttgtttcaaTATATGGTCGACCTGCAAAATGTCAATGGACGGGAAACGAAGTGGTCGCCGCAGCCGTCGCCTACCGGCCGGGCGCCTTCTTTTACCGTTTCTCCCACTAAAAATACTAGTACTAGGCAAGAGAtagtccctccgtcccaaaataaatatcTTAACTTTATACTAGATC
Coding sequences within:
- the LOC123440213 gene encoding probable WRKY transcription factor 75, encoding MDDLHGDDEAHTFPRFPYFSAPSASPPLASPLASSSNDQHHSPLAAALQQLTPPPWPCSPPDLTPQPMLPAMVELDWSSMFQMGPVAPPEQKEEQAAQADRTQGGENDGEAGGSGSGGKDREKAEGSAGRSGKKKVSKPRFAFQTRSENDILDDGYRWRKYGQKAVKNSSNPRSYYRCTHPTCNVKKQVQRLAKDTAIVVTTYEGVHNHPCEKLMEALGPILKQLQFLSQF